A single window of Caldicellulosiruptor bescii DSM 6725 DNA harbors:
- a CDS encoding pilin — translation MKTSRIKTFRTLTGTLSGLIFLFLFRLGFAAPVEGAITPNENSNTVDPVLTARSLISELSGKIIIVGIALAAITVLVIGLRFIVARSSEETAKTYDWLKYVVVGCIILTLLTTFVGLIAGLEEKFYNTLKLPETSTPPVSQTTTATDGKEDSWIILGVCAILNGITDFITYAGQIAGFQPMSKLLFNNSVFTAEQFQFMLSFYWLVTLAATAFIIIMVGKTGIQMITFGYSARKKADMMEEIYTWVEAVLLVAACPLIFVYLNKFFVSLTNVLHGYVALEYSYMGDSNIANSDIDSFISQIDTQNLLNTAIVKLMYAYLYFKINMIFLIRKIVLGVFFLFTPIAAMMWGIKKDSNVMNVWFGEIITNTSMGFFYAFSLLAVLHLINSLDLTGWLFTLLAMWMVPQLGGTLRNMLQNWFQRVSGVDEEHLANPFFTGIFPMIKGTTNAFSRAFSGSRSSGKESYGSGSTGYESGSSPGKTPSGGSDRSSGIAAEGGISRSKPFGSGAIPMGGSSGVPATSPPTVDFSTVSRISSSQPFTTRGTRNIYADTDFTRKAFVQNLAALTGKSLLYATGSMLQNIGAVVQHDNPAFTAFAHIAGGVLKSAGAGTKMRQAIDLTTLQRLANNQEYKQDFANLSSLSNFLTAEGKGHMLTEAIKNGDASRLSVYLSQKGYTLTDEESDAIMNLHRAFKHERDITRKQLNINEVIAAKKLGHSTESFEAYFAKRHPYASAAEAFIFKV, via the coding sequence ATGAAAACGTCCAGAATTAAAACTTTCAGAACCCTGACAGGTACACTGTCAGGGTTGATTTTTTTGTTTCTTTTTAGACTCGGTTTTGCTGCACCGGTGGAAGGCGCAATCACACCAAACGAAAACTCCAATACTGTTGACCCGGTACTTACTGCCAGAAGTCTCATAAGTGAACTGTCAGGGAAAATTATAATAGTTGGTATTGCTCTGGCTGCTATAACTGTACTTGTAATTGGACTCAGATTCATTGTAGCTAGAAGTTCTGAAGAAACTGCAAAAACTTATGACTGGCTCAAATATGTTGTTGTCGGTTGTATAATTCTTACCCTGCTCACAACATTCGTCGGACTTATAGCAGGACTTGAGGAAAAGTTCTACAACACTCTTAAACTACCAGAGACTTCTACTCCGCCTGTCAGCCAAACAACAACTGCAACAGACGGGAAGGAAGATTCATGGATAATCTTAGGCGTGTGCGCTATCCTTAATGGTATAACAGACTTCATAACGTACGCAGGTCAAATAGCAGGGTTCCAGCCCATGAGTAAACTTTTGTTTAATAACTCTGTTTTTACAGCAGAACAATTTCAATTCATGCTCAGTTTCTACTGGCTTGTAACACTTGCTGCAACTGCGTTTATCATCATCATGGTAGGCAAAACAGGTATTCAGATGATCACGTTCGGTTACAGTGCTAGAAAAAAAGCTGATATGATGGAAGAAATTTATACATGGGTTGAAGCTGTTTTGCTTGTAGCTGCGTGTCCGCTCATTTTTGTGTACCTCAACAAGTTTTTTGTCAGTCTTACAAATGTACTGCACGGATATGTAGCACTGGAATACAGCTATATGGGAGACAGTAATATCGCAAACTCTGATATTGACAGTTTTATTTCACAAATTGATACTCAGAATCTACTGAATACTGCAATTGTTAAACTCATGTACGCTTACCTGTATTTCAAAATCAATATGATTTTCCTTATAAGAAAAATAGTACTTGGTGTATTCTTCTTGTTCACTCCAATAGCAGCAATGATGTGGGGTATAAAGAAAGATTCGAACGTTATGAACGTATGGTTCGGTGAAATAATTACAAATACGTCGATGGGGTTTTTCTATGCTTTTTCCCTGCTGGCAGTCCTGCACCTTATAAACTCACTTGATCTTACAGGGTGGCTTTTCACGCTTCTTGCTATGTGGATGGTTCCACAGCTGGGCGGTACGCTGAGAAACATGCTGCAAAACTGGTTCCAGCGTGTAAGCGGTGTGGACGAAGAACATCTTGCAAATCCGTTTTTTACCGGTATTTTTCCGATGATAAAAGGCACCACAAATGCTTTTTCCAGAGCATTTTCAGGTTCCAGAAGCAGTGGGAAAGAAAGCTATGGTTCAGGTTCGACAGGATACGAGTCCGGCAGCAGTCCAGGTAAAACTCCGTCAGGTGGTTCGGACAGAAGCAGTGGTATAGCTGCAGAGGGTGGAATTTCGCGCAGCAAACCATTCGGAAGTGGAGCAATACCTATGGGTGGATCTTCAGGTGTACCTGCTACATCACCACCTACTGTAGATTTCAGCACTGTGTCCAGAATCAGTTCATCACAACCGTTTACAACTCGAGGAACGAGAAACATTTATGCAGACACAGATTTTACAAGAAAAGCTTTTGTACAGAATCTTGCTGCTCTTACAGGTAAAAGTTTGCTGTATGCAACCGGCAGTATGCTACAAAACATAGGAGCAGTTGTTCAGCATGATAACCCCGCTTTTACTGCTTTTGCTCACATAGCAGGTGGGGTCTTGAAATCGGCTGGCGCAGGCACAAAAATGCGACAGGCAATAGATTTAACCACTTTACAGAGACTTGCAAACAACCAGGAGTACAAACAGGATTTTGCTAACCTGTCTTCACTGTCGAACTTTCTAACAGCAGAAGGGAAGGGACACATGTTAACTGAAGCGATAAAAAACGGTGATGCAAGCAGGTTGTCTGTGTATCTGAGTCAAAAAGGTTACACACTAACCGACGAAGAATCGGACGCAATAATGAATCTGCACAGGGCGTTTAAACATGAAAGAGATATCACCAGAAAACAGCTCAATATCAATGAAGTAATAGCCGCAAAAAAACTTGGCCACAGTACTGAAAGTTTTGAAGCATACTTTGCAAAAAGACACCCATACGCAAGTGCAGCAGAAGCGTTTATATTCAAAGTTTAA
- a CDS encoding VirB4 family type IV secretion system protein, with product MMKFMKKFTVKPVSSKQSNISEKSENNRLIENATGLLDLILPDCIEEGKDYIYLGPERYARVYVVAVYPSDIYLTFFQTFFNIGQISMSVYIEPADTGDVIRKLSRMITDLRANIILEGNKPVDYQKLQQAEDFELLRASLQRGIEKILYVQIFFTIYADSLEKLKEKCIEFKNRCEAYNLKPRALTFRQLRGYLATLPLGLQKHTENYKTMTTGSSACCVPTGNTEVYYKNGIFLGYNLTTGAPVFYNQFDDSLLGPHVAVFGTIGSGKSTTMKTMLARSAAFGFWACVLDPEGEYKKLINMLGGKYVEVKAGGKAGINPFDLEIEEDEGKRFINIEGKISEIRFLLGIISESFMGKRLDGTQLSKIEQSVRKLYADFGITKDPESLYSNMKVDETGKIYVGKVKKVLPTLSDLRRELSNFEETKQLADVLEIFTGEGTLGLFDCQTDIEIQEHDRIVGFNLKEFDKDPFLKFFASVVIMNWIWNKFSHEKMRKYNKIVVFDEGWMFTKYQSTNDYLESISRRGRKYHISLMIASQTILEFLRTETGRTMLNMCHSKFLLKQEPDLAKETATYFGLSDAAAQFLITANKGQAILVNPLEKVAIQVTPFDFEWDYVTTTKF from the coding sequence ATGATGAAGTTTATGAAGAAGTTTACGGTCAAACCCGTTAGTTCTAAACAATCAAACATTTCAGAAAAGTCCGAAAATAACAGACTTATCGAGAATGCTACAGGACTTCTCGATCTGATACTTCCTGACTGCATAGAAGAAGGAAAGGATTATATCTACCTGGGACCCGAAAGATATGCCCGGGTATACGTTGTGGCAGTCTATCCGTCAGACATTTATCTTACTTTTTTTCAGACATTTTTCAATATAGGTCAAATTTCAATGTCAGTTTACATTGAGCCTGCCGACACTGGTGATGTAATAAGGAAACTAAGTCGAATGATAACCGACTTGAGAGCCAATATCATTCTTGAAGGGAATAAACCTGTCGACTACCAGAAACTGCAGCAGGCTGAAGACTTTGAGTTACTCAGGGCATCTCTGCAAAGAGGTATTGAAAAAATTCTGTATGTTCAAATATTTTTCACGATATATGCCGACAGTCTTGAAAAACTGAAAGAAAAATGCATAGAGTTTAAAAACAGATGTGAAGCGTACAACTTAAAACCAAGAGCACTGACGTTCCGGCAACTGCGGGGATATCTTGCAACTCTTCCACTTGGATTGCAAAAACATACAGAAAACTACAAGACGATGACCACAGGCAGCAGTGCGTGCTGCGTTCCAACCGGCAACACAGAAGTGTATTACAAAAACGGTATTTTCCTTGGATACAACCTGACAACAGGGGCACCGGTATTCTACAATCAGTTCGACGACTCACTGCTGGGCCCACACGTCGCAGTATTTGGTACAATCGGCAGCGGCAAATCAACGACGATGAAAACAATGCTGGCAAGAAGTGCAGCATTCGGTTTCTGGGCGTGCGTACTTGACCCGGAAGGGGAATATAAAAAACTGATAAATATGCTCGGTGGTAAATATGTTGAAGTAAAAGCAGGCGGTAAAGCAGGAATAAACCCGTTCGACTTAGAGATAGAAGAAGATGAGGGAAAAAGATTTATAAACATTGAAGGCAAGATTTCAGAGATAAGGTTTTTGCTCGGTATAATATCAGAAAGTTTTATGGGTAAGAGACTGGACGGTACTCAGCTTTCTAAAATAGAACAAAGCGTGAGAAAACTTTATGCAGATTTCGGTATCACTAAAGACCCTGAGAGCTTGTACTCCAATATGAAAGTTGATGAAACCGGGAAAATATATGTCGGCAAGGTAAAAAAAGTATTGCCTACCCTCTCCGACCTGCGCAGGGAACTTTCTAATTTTGAAGAAACAAAACAACTTGCAGATGTACTTGAAATATTTACAGGCGAAGGTACTCTGGGCTTGTTTGACTGTCAAACAGATATCGAGATTCAGGAACACGATAGAATAGTAGGGTTCAATTTAAAAGAATTTGACAAAGATCCTTTTCTAAAATTCTTTGCATCGGTGGTTATCATGAACTGGATATGGAACAAGTTCTCGCACGAAAAGATGAGAAAATACAACAAAATAGTGGTATTTGATGAAGGATGGATGTTCACAAAATACCAGTCTACAAATGACTATCTGGAGTCGATATCGAGACGCGGGCGAAAATATCACATATCGCTGATGATAGCATCCCAGACGATTCTGGAATTTTTGCGGACCGAAACAGGCAGGACAATGTTAAATATGTGTCACAGCAAATTTCTGTTAAAGCAGGAACCCGATCTTGCAAAGGAAACAGCTACGTATTTTGGACTGTCGGATGCAGCGGCCCAGTTTCTCATCACTGCAAACAAAGGACAGGCAATACTGGTCAACCCGCTTGAAAAAGTCGCAATTCAGGTTACACCGTTTGATTTTGAGTGGGATTACGTTACAACAACAAAATTTTAA
- a CDS encoding PrgI family mobile element protein, with the protein MQRHRIPYEFKFENKIVGGLMTWRQLFILVLPSLFAVWLFTELKIPFLIAFLAELFIVTVGAVFAFVRIESRELHVWLKEIFDYQKRKKIFLP; encoded by the coding sequence TTGCAGAGGCACAGAATACCATACGAGTTCAAATTTGAAAACAAAATCGTGGGAGGTCTTATGACCTGGAGACAACTATTTATTCTCGTTTTACCATCTCTTTTTGCCGTATGGCTGTTTACTGAGTTAAAAATACCTTTTCTGATAGCATTCCTAGCAGAACTTTTTATTGTTACAGTTGGTGCAGTTTTTGCATTTGTCAGGATTGAGTCACGCGAACTGCATGTGTGGTTAAAAGAAATTTTCGATTATCAAAAACGCAAAAAAATTTTCCTCCCATAG
- a CDS encoding helix-turn-helix domain-containing protein, whose product MNVHELIKKMEELEKNIADIKKLLLEMTEKETRDFLTVEELRKKYRVGKNFLYWLCRNNFVENRYLNRKYYISEKSFIEYLKNTKRQQTSIISDNKISNNRVLQIEEKLQKYLESVK is encoded by the coding sequence ATGAATGTTCATGAACTAATTAAAAAGATGGAGGAACTAGAAAAGAACATAGCAGACATTAAAAAACTTCTTCTTGAAATGACAGAGAAAGAAACCAGAGACTTTCTAACTGTTGAAGAACTAAGAAAGAAATACAGGGTAGGGAAGAATTTTTTGTACTGGTTGTGCAGGAATAATTTTGTGGAAAACAGATACTTGAATAGAAAGTACTACATAAGCGAAAAGTCATTCATCGAGTATTTAAAGAATACCAAGAGGCAGCAGACCAGTATAATTAGTGATAACAAAATCAGCAATAACAGAGTGTTACAAATAGAAGAAAAACTGCAAAAATACCTGGAAAGTGTGAAATAG
- a CDS encoding helix-turn-helix domain-containing protein, translating to MNYEYIREFIARVPTYKFARLIGVHPSTIFRIKQGKQPSPGVILKILETKPHGFEIERFLGEIK from the coding sequence ATGAACTACGAATACATAAGAGAATTTATAGCCAGAGTTCCGACCTATAAATTTGCCAGGTTAATAGGTGTCCACCCGAGCACTATATTCAGGATTAAACAGGGAAAGCAACCAAGCCCGGGAGTGATACTTAAAATCCTCGAAACAAAACCACATGGTTTCGAAATTGAAAGATTTCTAGGTGAAATAAAATGA
- a CDS encoding helix-turn-helix domain-containing protein, translating to MGKKNKIARALGLKIRKLREEKGWTINQLALYAGVNPTSIMRAERGESELSLGNLLRIAKALKVDLNTLVEESMDQIVLGDEELVPEEKDKTPDIYEIIRKAENLNFKGIPVNEPDVKQAIVEAITFAIRLKAKEKRQENNKIEE from the coding sequence ATGGGAAAAAAAAACAAAATCGCAAGAGCTTTAGGACTAAAAATAAGAAAACTCAGAGAAGAAAAAGGATGGACAATAAATCAGCTAGCTCTCTATGCAGGTGTAAATCCCACGTCAATTATGAGAGCAGAAAGAGGAGAAAGCGAACTTTCACTTGGAAATCTTCTGAGAATAGCCAAAGCATTGAAAGTTGATCTGAACACACTTGTAGAAGAAAGTATGGATCAGATAGTTCTTGGTGACGAAGAACTTGTCCCAGAGGAAAAAGATAAAACACCGGACATTTATGAAATTATCAGGAAAGCAGAAAATTTAAATTTTAAGGGAATACCTGTCAACGAACCTGATGTAAAACAGGCAATTGTAGAAGCTATAACATTTGCGATTAGACTTAAAGCTAAAGAAAAAAGACAGGAAAATAACAAGATAGAGGAGTGA
- a CDS encoding ImmA/IrrE family metallo-endopeptidase, with protein sequence MSHEQLVRKVISFIEFVDAEYGTRDPEKIAAMENIFCLVWKLPRCVQGFSFAYDGDKYIVINEKVSEKGRQFVLLHELYHLLNSHTNEYNRLIFMTNAFIKTTREELEADYFAFICMNYDDLENINPLAIENEIAIFKRRHLKI encoded by the coding sequence ATGAGTCACGAGCAACTTGTGAGAAAAGTAATTTCTTTTATTGAATTTGTTGACGCCGAATACGGTACTCGTGACCCAGAAAAAATTGCAGCAATGGAAAATATATTTTGTCTTGTATGGAAGTTACCCCGCTGTGTTCAGGGTTTTTCATTTGCGTACGACGGTGATAAGTACATTGTGATAAATGAAAAGGTTTCAGAAAAAGGCAGACAATTTGTTTTATTGCATGAATTATACCATCTGCTCAATTCCCATACAAACGAGTACAATCGTCTCATATTTATGACCAATGCATTTATAAAAACTACCCGAGAAGAACTCGAAGCTGACTATTTTGCATTTATCTGTATGAATTATGACGATCTTGAAAACATTAATCCACTTGCAATAGAAAACGAAATTGCTATATTTAAGAGGAGGCACCTGAAAATATGA
- a CDS encoding tyrosine-type recombinase/integrase produces MRGHIAKKGKKYYIVVDIGVVDGKRKQKWLGGFETKAEAEEALPRILNIIYQNKNKLLEQKTFGELLDLWLNTVAKNRVSLSTFQSYSSSIALHIKPFLGDVELNKLTAMDLQKYYQHITGEKGLSSTLALYHHRIIHQALDYAVRMNMIEKNPADYVDPPRKRSYQPSIWDEDTIKRALDIFRNTNIWVPVLLAIYTGMRIGEITALKWDDINLEQGYIVVSKTLMKINRQLYIKEKGENKSSYRIVAISSNVIEELKQWRRKQEQYKEKLKELYHNEGFVCTFEDGRVQDPKYITKVFQKTIEKHGLPKIRFHDLRHTHASLLLKHGVDPKHISDRLGHSTITTTLNIYSHVFDEKRRKVAETFEDILKNQ; encoded by the coding sequence ATGAGAGGACATATTGCAAAAAAAGGAAAGAAGTATTATATTGTTGTGGATATTGGTGTAGTTGACGGAAAGCGCAAACAAAAGTGGCTGGGTGGTTTTGAAACAAAAGCCGAAGCAGAAGAAGCTTTACCAAGGATTCTAAACATCATCTACCAGAACAAAAATAAGCTACTGGAGCAGAAGACTTTTGGTGAACTTTTAGACTTATGGCTCAACACGGTAGCAAAAAACAGGGTTTCTCTGAGTACCTTTCAATCATACTCTAGTTCAATTGCACTGCACATAAAACCTTTTCTGGGTGATGTAGAGCTGAACAAACTGACAGCAATGGATTTACAAAAGTACTATCAGCACATCACAGGTGAGAAGGGTCTTTCATCAACACTTGCGTTATACCACCACCGTATAATTCATCAGGCTCTTGATTATGCAGTGAGAATGAACATGATTGAAAAAAATCCAGCTGATTATGTAGACCCACCGAGAAAGCGAAGTTATCAGCCTTCAATCTGGGATGAGGATACAATTAAAAGAGCACTTGATATTTTTCGAAACACTAATATCTGGGTACCTGTGCTTTTAGCAATTTACACAGGAATGCGGATTGGTGAGATTACTGCACTGAAGTGGGATGACATAAATTTAGAGCAGGGCTATATAGTTGTTAGCAAGACACTTATGAAGATAAACAGGCAGTTGTACATCAAAGAAAAGGGAGAAAACAAAAGTAGCTACAGGATAGTAGCAATTTCAAGCAATGTAATAGAGGAACTCAAGCAGTGGAGGAGAAAACAAGAGCAGTACAAAGAAAAGCTAAAGGAACTTTATCATAATGAAGGTTTTGTGTGCACATTTGAAGATGGAAGAGTACAGGACCCAAAGTATATTACTAAAGTATTCCAGAAGACAATAGAAAAGCATGGACTGCCAAAGATACGATTTCACGACCTCAGGCACACCCATGCTTCACTTCTTCTGAAACATGGTGTAGACCCCAAGCACATCAGTGACAGACTGGGGCACAGTACCATAACCACCACACTCAACATTTACAGTCATGTATTTGATGAAAAGCGGCGCAAAGTGGCAGAAACTTTTGAGGACATTTTAAAAAACCAATAG
- the bioB gene encoding biotin synthase BioB: MLNFLQSVQFVKEVEKKIIEYDKDIAFNEAIILYEIAKHDADLVKNLASTINQHYFKNTIELCSIYPAKVGLCPQDCKFCSQSIHHSCLIEIKDLAALDEVIEYLEYVISFPIKRFCLVTSGEKLDDSEFEKILDIYSHISKNYNILLCASLGFLTQERAKKLLKVGVVKYHNNLETSSTYFKNICSTHTQQQKIETLKIAKEAGLQICSGGIISMGEDMIERIKLAFELRELDVDSVPINILNPIKGTPLEDIKIIDKNEIFITLALFRIVLPKKTILLAGGKENALGDMEKMAYECGVNGCMVGNYLTTRGMGIREKIEMLESLDLKFQTNMHNN; the protein is encoded by the coding sequence TTGCTGAATTTTCTTCAATCAGTTCAATTTGTCAAAGAAGTTGAAAAAAAGATAATTGAATATGACAAAGACATTGCCTTCAATGAGGCTATCATACTTTATGAAATCGCAAAACATGATGCAGATTTGGTAAAAAATCTCGCCAGTACGATAAACCAACATTATTTTAAAAATACTATTGAGCTTTGCTCCATTTATCCTGCAAAGGTAGGACTTTGCCCGCAAGATTGCAAGTTCTGTTCCCAGTCTATCCATCACAGTTGTTTAATTGAAATAAAAGATCTTGCTGCGCTTGATGAAGTAATAGAGTATCTTGAGTATGTAATATCTTTTCCAATAAAAAGATTTTGCTTAGTCACAAGTGGTGAAAAGCTTGATGACTCAGAATTTGAAAAAATTTTAGACATCTATTCACACATCTCAAAGAATTATAACATACTTCTGTGCGCATCACTCGGCTTTCTTACTCAAGAAAGGGCAAAAAAGCTACTTAAAGTTGGAGTTGTAAAGTATCACAATAACTTAGAGACATCCAGCACATATTTTAAAAATATCTGCTCCACCCACACTCAACAGCAAAAGATAGAGACTTTAAAAATTGCAAAAGAGGCAGGGCTTCAAATCTGTAGCGGTGGAATAATCTCAATGGGTGAGGACATGATTGAAAGAATCAAACTTGCATTTGAACTAAGAGAATTAGATGTTGACTCTGTTCCAATCAACATATTAAACCCAATAAAAGGCACGCCTTTAGAAGATATAAAGATCATAGACAAAAACGAAATTTTTATCACCCTGGCACTATTTAGGATTGTGCTACCAAAAAAGACAATTCTTCTTGCAGGTGGAAAAGAAAATGCGCTTGGAGATATGGAAAAAATGGCATATGAGTGTGGCGTAAATGGTTGTATGGTTGGAAATTATCTTACAACAAGGGGAATGGGAATAAGAGAGAAGATTGAGATGTTGGAATCCTTGGATTTAAAGTTTCAAACCAATATGCATAATAATTAG
- the bioA gene encoding adenosylmethionine--8-amino-7-oxononanoate transaminase, translated as MLNEWQQRDLKYIWHPCSQMKDYEELPPIVIERGQGVWLYDVEGNRYLDAISSWWTNLFGHCNKRLNDALKAQADKLEHVIFANFSHKPAIELSQKLVKITPKGLEKVFFSDDGSTSVEVALKMSFQYHQQKGNYTKLKFACFTNSYHGETLGALSVGSIDLYSKIYKPIMKESIKIQGPDCFRCKYHKTRYSCNVECFEEVEKILEKHHKEICAVIIEPIIQCAGGMKIYPPKFLKLLREVCTSYDVHLIADEVAVGFGRTGKMFACEHAGITPDFLCLSKGLTAGYMPLAVTLTTQEIFAAFYADYVELKAFLHSHSYTGNPLACAVALESLKIFEEYNVLKKINEKATYLEELARKTFDNHRFVGEYRQFGFIGAIELVEDKATKKEFDWRKRVGYHIYKTALKKGLLIRPLGNVIYFMPPFVIENDEIDFMVRNTLESINQFFGL; from the coding sequence ATGTTAAATGAATGGCAACAAAGAGATTTAAAGTATATTTGGCATCCGTGCTCACAAATGAAGGATTATGAAGAACTACCGCCTATCGTTATAGAAAGAGGCCAGGGAGTATGGCTATACGATGTTGAAGGTAATAGATATCTTGATGCAATTTCTTCATGGTGGACAAATCTTTTTGGACATTGTAATAAAAGATTAAATGATGCTCTCAAAGCTCAAGCAGACAAGTTAGAACATGTAATATTTGCAAACTTTTCACACAAACCAGCTATTGAATTGTCTCAAAAATTAGTTAAAATAACCCCAAAGGGATTGGAGAAAGTATTCTTTTCTGATGATGGTTCAACATCTGTTGAAGTTGCACTTAAGATGAGTTTTCAATATCATCAACAGAAGGGGAATTATACAAAGCTCAAGTTTGCATGTTTTACAAACTCATATCATGGAGAAACCTTAGGGGCATTGTCTGTTGGAAGTATAGATCTGTATTCAAAGATATATAAACCCATTATGAAGGAATCCATAAAAATTCAAGGTCCTGATTGTTTTAGATGTAAATACCACAAAACAAGATATAGCTGCAATGTAGAATGTTTTGAAGAAGTAGAAAAGATTTTAGAAAAGCACCATAAAGAGATTTGTGCTGTGATAATTGAGCCTATTATCCAATGTGCAGGTGGCATGAAAATTTATCCACCTAAATTTTTAAAGCTATTGCGAGAGGTCTGCACCAGCTATGATGTTCATCTCATTGCAGATGAGGTAGCTGTTGGATTTGGTAGAACAGGAAAGATGTTTGCATGTGAACATGCAGGAATAACTCCAGACTTTTTATGTTTATCAAAAGGTTTGACAGCAGGTTATATGCCGTTGGCAGTAACACTTACCACTCAAGAAATTTTTGCTGCGTTTTATGCTGACTATGTGGAATTAAAAGCTTTTTTGCATAGTCATAGCTATACCGGAAATCCTCTTGCTTGTGCAGTTGCTTTAGAATCATTAAAAATCTTTGAGGAATACAATGTCCTCAAGAAAATAAATGAAAAAGCAACCTACCTTGAAGAGCTTGCCAGAAAAACTTTTGATAACCATAGGTTTGTGGGTGAGTATAGGCAATTTGGATTTATCGGAGCAATTGAGCTTGTTGAAGATAAGGCTACTAAAAAGGAATTTGATTGGAGAAAGAGAGTGGGATATCACATTTATAAAACTGCTTTGAAAAAAGGGTTGCTTATTCGTCCTCTTGGAAATGTAATATATTTTATGCCTCCATTTGTTATTGAAAACGATGAAATTGATTTTATGGTAAGGAATACTCTTGAATCAATAAACCAATTTTTTGGACTGTAA
- the bioD gene encoding dethiobiotin synthase, with the protein MKAAYIVGTDTDVGKTFICAGLCWALKEKGYNIGYFKPVLSGAKRRGKMLIPQDTEFVVNFAKIEGDIYRLTPFIFEKPASPHIAASDENIDINVYQIKQTFEDLSQNYEFVVIEGCGGLAVPLKEEKNQFYMQYQLIKEICNNVILVTTTKLGTINHTLLTVEFAKAYGLCLKGIIVNMYKNEPDEDKVINTIAKFTNIPILAKVDFINDFPSDVDENKFKNVFKKCFDDRAIMKIMGVFEC; encoded by the coding sequence ATGAAGGCTGCTTACATTGTTGGAACAGATACTGATGTTGGAAAGACATTTATATGTGCTGGACTCTGTTGGGCTTTAAAGGAAAAAGGATATAACATAGGATATTTCAAGCCAGTACTAAGTGGTGCTAAAAGAAGAGGAAAGATGCTAATACCTCAAGATACAGAATTTGTAGTTAATTTTGCAAAAATAGAGGGGGATATTTACAGACTCACACCATTTATATTTGAAAAACCAGCCTCTCCTCATATAGCCGCAAGTGATGAAAATATAGATATTAATGTTTATCAAATAAAACAAACCTTTGAAGATTTATCACAGAACTATGAATTCGTAGTAATTGAAGGTTGTGGTGGATTGGCAGTGCCACTGAAAGAAGAGAAAAACCAATTTTATATGCAATATCAATTGATAAAGGAAATTTGCAACAATGTTATATTGGTTACAACAACAAAGCTGGGTACAATTAATCACACTCTCTTGACAGTTGAATTTGCAAAAGCTTACGGACTTTGTTTAAAGGGGATCATAGTGAATATGTATAAGAATGAACCAGATGAAGATAAGGTAATAAATACAATAGCAAAGTTTACCAATATTCCAATATTAGCCAAAGTAGACTTTATAAATGATTTTCCAAGTGATGTAGATGAGAATAAATTTAAAAATGTTTTTAAAAAATGCTTTGATGATAGGGCAATAATGAAGATAATGGGGGTTTTTGAATGTTAA
- a CDS encoding biotin transporter BioY — MNTKNICLVSLFAALTAVGAYIKIPIPYVPFTLQLLFCVLAGLFLGPKLGALSQVVYVATGLIGIPIFAEGGGPLYIFKPTFGYLIGFILCAYIAGYISHLNQSRSISLNLIGSLSGLFVVYLLGVSYLYVIYNFYLKIPKTISWALYWGFLVCVPGDIFLCIVASIVAKRLKPMLEKILLINARYLQEIKE; from the coding sequence ATGAACACAAAAAATATTTGCTTGGTTTCGCTCTTTGCAGCTTTGACTGCTGTAGGAGCCTATATAAAAATTCCCATTCCTTATGTACCATTTACTCTTCAGCTTCTGTTTTGTGTATTAGCAGGACTTTTCTTAGGTCCTAAACTTGGAGCACTGTCACAGGTTGTTTATGTAGCAACAGGGCTTATTGGTATTCCAATCTTTGCAGAGGGTGGAGGTCCATTGTATATTTTTAAGCCGACCTTTGGTTATCTTATTGGCTTTATATTGTGTGCATATATAGCTGGTTATATATCTCATTTGAATCAGAGTAGAAGTATAAGCTTAAACCTTATAGGTTCGCTGAGTGGTTTGTTTGTTGTATACTTATTAGGAGTTAGTTATCTGTATGTGATTTACAATTTTTATCTAAAAATTCCGAAAACCATTAGCTGGGCTTTATACTGGGGATTTTTAGTATGTGTGCCTGGAGATATATTTTTATGCATCGTTGCTTCCATTGTTGCAAAAAGATTAAAACCAATGTTAGAAAAAATTTTACTTATAAATGCAAGATATTTACAAGAAATCAAAGAATAG